The segment ACTGCGGGCGGGCATCCTGCCTCTCGGGCCCGCGGGCACGTTCCTGGAGCTGCCGGGCCGCGAGTACCTCCTCGGGCCGGCCACCGTGCGCGATCTCGCTGACCTCGCCGAGCACGACATCGACCTCTCGGACGGCCTCCAGCTGATCTGGCCCGCCGACCACGCGTGGCTCGTCGCCAGCGACATCGACCTCGACGTGACCATCGTGGGTGGTTCGGCGGCCCTGATCCGGCGGATCGTCGCGCACCCCGACCTTCCGGCGATCGAGGTGCCCGAGGAGGACGGCTCCGACCGCGCTAGGGTGACCGGATGTGGAAGCCGCTGACCGCCGAGCACGAGCCGATCCGCGACGCCGAACTGGCACTGCTCTCCTCGAGCGTGCGACACGACCGGGAACGCCTAGCCGACCTCCTCGCCCCCGACTTCGCGGAGATCGGTCGCTCGGGACGACGCTGGAACCGGGACGAGATCGTCGCGTCCCTCCGTGACGAGGCGCCTCGCGACGTGCCCGACACCTCCGACTGGTCGTTCAACCGGGTCGGCCCCGACCTCGTCCTCGT is part of the Frondihabitans sp. 762G35 genome and harbors:
- a CDS encoding nuclear transport factor 2 family protein, which codes for MWKPLTAEHEPIRDAELALLSSSVRHDRERLADLLAPDFAEIGRSGRRWNRDEIVASLRDEAPRDVPDTSDWSFNRVGPDLVLVTYVIRRGDETSRHSSLWQTPGPVLRFHQGTPVPGH